In the Flavobacterium acetivorans genome, one interval contains:
- a CDS encoding REP-associated tyrosine transposase, producing the protein MSEGYKIRDQTLPHFITATVVDWVDVFTRKNYRDIVVACLEYCITNKAMVLYGYVIMSNHIHMVVQSGDGELSDLLRDFKKFTATKILEKIKSDPESRREWMLERFKLATESHSRNKNYQFWQYGNHPEEIYSNQFMWSKLDYIHLNPVRAGIVEKASHYIYSSASNYVSDTGLLKIEKADNPIVDVLNLNNFTKYNEY; encoded by the coding sequence ATGTCAGAGGGGTATAAAATAAGAGATCAAACTTTGCCTCATTTTATCACAGCAACCGTTGTAGATTGGGTTGATGTTTTTACAAGAAAAAATTACAGAGACATAGTTGTAGCATGTTTAGAATATTGTATTACAAACAAAGCAATGGTTTTGTATGGCTATGTAATTATGAGCAATCACATCCACATGGTAGTGCAATCGGGCGATGGAGAATTGTCGGATTTGTTGCGAGATTTCAAGAAATTTACGGCTACAAAAATATTAGAAAAGATAAAATCAGATCCAGAGAGTCGACGAGAATGGATGTTGGAGCGTTTTAAATTAGCAACCGAAAGTCATTCTAGAAACAAAAACTATCAGTTTTGGCAGTACGGCAATCATCCTGAAGAAATTTATAGCAACCAATTTATGTGGTCAAAGTTGGATTATATCCATCTTAATCCTGTGCGTGCTGGTATTGTCGAGAAAGCATCGCATTATATTTATTCCAGTGCCAGTAATTATGTTTCAGATACAGGATTACTAAAAATTGAAAAAGCAGACAATCCTATTGTTGATGTTTTGAATTTGAATAATTTTACTAAATATAATGAATATTGA
- a CDS encoding DUF5675 family protein, with the protein MVLVLTRTYFPEGTNGKLVHEGTIICHTIELPWKDNLSQVSCIPEGEYFIEKRYSSRFGWHLEVLNVPNRSLILFHPANNALNELRGCIAPVSQHSGFGLGLQSKQAFRKLQTVVYPELDAKESILLIVQS; encoded by the coding sequence ATGGTTTTGGTATTGACCAGAACGTATTTCCCCGAAGGAACTAACGGGAAGCTTGTACATGAAGGCACAATAATCTGTCATACGATTGAATTGCCATGGAAAGACAATCTTAGTCAAGTTTCCTGTATTCCTGAGGGGGAATACTTTATAGAAAAGCGCTACAGTAGCCGATTTGGATGGCATTTGGAAGTTTTGAATGTTCCGAACAGGAGTTTGATTTTGTTTCATCCGGCTAACAATGCCTTGAACGAACTACGGGGTTGTATTGCTCCTGTTAGTCAACATTCAGGTTTTGGATTAGGGCTCCAATCGAAACAAGCCTTTAGAAAGCTTCAAACGGTGGTTTATCCTGAACTGGATGCAAAAGAGAGTATTTTATTAATTGTTCAATCTTGA